One genomic segment of Brevibacillus laterosporus LMG 15441 includes these proteins:
- a CDS encoding FecCD family ABC transporter permease, which produces MSEEGAAHSLSRAVDKAPRYMVAGMMLTIGVFLLVLGFLLSISYGAADVGFREVWDMIFFFNSDSPAHLLIYELRMPRALSGIFVGACLAVSGSIMQGITRNPLATPSIMGLSQGSGLAIAIAMILFPAINYFEMVIFSFSGAAVGVMVVYAISALSPGGMSPVKLVLAGTAVSTLFGALSTGLAIYFKIAQDMSFFAAGGLTMVRWDAIGMILPVSVVCLLLSIMLSRYVTVLSFGEDVAIGLGQRTMLIKTCCTIIVLFMTGAAVSVAGGVGFVGLIIPHIMRSIVGVDYRLIIPCSAVFGGVLVTFADIAARWFNSPYETPIGTVTAVIGVPFFLYMARREGRSL; this is translated from the coding sequence ATGTCAGAAGAAGGAGCGGCTCATTCTTTATCCAGAGCAGTAGATAAAGCACCGCGTTATATGGTTGCAGGCATGATGCTCACGATTGGTGTTTTCCTGCTAGTGCTCGGATTTTTACTGTCTATTTCATATGGTGCCGCAGACGTCGGGTTCCGAGAAGTATGGGATATGATCTTTTTTTTCAACTCTGATTCACCTGCACATCTACTCATCTACGAATTGCGAATGCCAAGAGCATTAAGTGGAATTTTTGTCGGTGCTTGCCTTGCGGTATCTGGATCAATTATGCAGGGAATCACTCGTAATCCATTAGCAACTCCTTCCATTATGGGCCTGTCACAAGGATCAGGTCTGGCGATTGCGATCGCTATGATTCTCTTCCCAGCAATTAATTATTTTGAAATGGTTATTTTTTCTTTTAGTGGAGCTGCGGTTGGGGTCATGGTTGTTTACGCAATCAGTGCGCTGTCACCAGGAGGGATGTCACCAGTTAAGCTTGTTTTGGCTGGTACAGCGGTAAGCACTCTATTTGGTGCTTTATCAACTGGGCTAGCCATTTATTTTAAAATCGCTCAGGATATGAGCTTTTTTGCAGCGGGCGGCTTAACAATGGTGCGATGGGATGCGATTGGCATGATTTTGCCAGTTAGTGTCGTTTGCCTTCTATTGTCGATTATGCTGTCACGCTATGTAACGGTTCTTAGTTTTGGTGAAGACGTAGCTATTGGACTTGGGCAACGAACCATGTTGATTAAGACATGCTGCACGATAATCGTATTGTTCATGACAGGGGCAGCAGTATCTGTTGCAGGGGGAGTTGGGTTTGTAGGATTGATTATTCCCCATATCATGCGTTCGATTGTTGGTGTTGATTATCGGTTGATCATACCTTGTTCGGCAGTATTTGGTGGTGTACTTGTTACCTTTGCAGATATTGCAGCAAGATGGTTCAACTCGCCATATGAAACACCAATTGGTACTGTTACAGCTGTTATTGGTGTACCGTTCTTCCTGTATATGGCTCGTAGGGAAGGAAGGAGTTTATGA
- a CDS encoding FecCD family ABC transporter permease gives MMQSILYKRAPLIMGLLVAMIVTVILISLNSGSIPISPLEVWETFLNGGTRQQETVLFQFRMPRLVIALLIGSGLAVSGVILQGLSRNALADPGILGINAGAGLAVVLFMYFAFETKDIKNVLPVMMIPLVALIGAGVTSLLIFMLAWKRGITPIRLILVGIAVSAGIGAINTVVSLKLAFANFMYATVWLAGSLWGTSWTFVIAILPWILILVPYAIWKARYLNVLNLGDELATGVGMRVERERGKLIFVSAGLAGACVATGGGIGFIGLVAPHIARKLVGPKHQFLIPTATLVGALLLLLADLVARNILTRTEVPVGIVISVLGAPYFIYLLMKTKT, from the coding sequence ATGATGCAATCAATTTTATACAAACGCGCGCCTCTCATCATGGGATTGCTTGTTGCGATGATTGTTACAGTAATCTTAATTAGCTTGAATTCAGGTTCAATTCCTATTTCCCCATTGGAAGTATGGGAGACGTTTTTAAATGGTGGAACGCGTCAGCAAGAAACGGTACTCTTTCAGTTTCGCATGCCACGTTTGGTCATTGCTTTGCTCATTGGCAGTGGACTCGCGGTTTCTGGTGTAATTTTACAGGGCTTATCTCGAAATGCATTGGCAGACCCGGGTATTTTGGGGATTAACGCAGGAGCTGGATTGGCTGTAGTGCTGTTCATGTATTTTGCATTTGAAACAAAGGATATTAAGAATGTTCTGCCTGTTATGATGATTCCGTTAGTTGCCTTAATAGGAGCCGGTGTTACCTCATTGCTTATCTTTATGCTTGCGTGGAAGCGAGGGATTACTCCAATTCGCTTAATTCTTGTAGGGATAGCAGTGTCGGCTGGAATCGGTGCGATAAATACTGTTGTGTCATTAAAGCTTGCTTTTGCAAATTTCATGTATGCTACAGTCTGGCTTGCAGGTAGCCTGTGGGGAACCAGTTGGACCTTTGTTATTGCCATACTTCCATGGATTCTCATTCTTGTTCCGTATGCGATATGGAAAGCTCGATATCTGAATGTACTTAATCTAGGCGATGAATTAGCAACTGGTGTTGGAATGAGAGTAGAACGAGAGCGTGGAAAATTAATTTTTGTGAGTGCCGGACTTGCTGGAGCTTGCGTTGCGACTGGTGGAGGTATTGGGTTTATCGGACTGGTTGCACCACATATCGCCCGCAAACTGGTTGGACCGAAGCATCAATTTCTCATCCCTACTGCTACGCTTGTGGGGGCATTACTGCTATTGTTGGCCGATTTAGTAGCACGTAATATACTAACGCGTACAGAAGTTCCAGTTGGTATCGTAATCTCTGTTCTTGGGGCGCCCTATTTCATCTATCTTTTAATGAAAACGAAAACCTAA
- a CDS encoding ABC transporter substrate-binding protein, with protein sequence MKRFMNVMIIFVLLFVFAGCSQKESASVASKQEGASQQAGDTEFKTVKTSRGEVKIPVHPKRVVDLAYATEELLIMGIKPVMSTSGPDLPDYLKGKLDGVALVETSSVKVEDVMALQPDLILTSNRTEKLYDQLTQIAPTVQLEGDFYTWRERFPEMASILGKEKEMNEWLAQYDAKAKQIGDEIKKQSKDATFALYVTNASQYRIYGKALLGDVLFTDLGLPMAEGAPKEKLVEIVSLENLYKFDPDYIFLGLYGSNLAVAQKKLDDMQKSELWGKLKAVKNGHVYMLDNPTWSLGTFPLGKEKAIEMVRDLVLKKKN encoded by the coding sequence ATGAAACGTTTCATGAATGTAATGATTATTTTTGTACTATTGTTTGTTTTTGCAGGTTGCAGCCAGAAGGAATCGGCTTCAGTAGCAAGTAAGCAGGAAGGAGCATCCCAACAAGCAGGGGACACTGAGTTTAAAACGGTAAAAACCTCCCGCGGAGAAGTGAAAATTCCTGTACATCCAAAACGTGTTGTTGACCTTGCTTATGCAACCGAAGAATTATTAATTATGGGGATCAAGCCTGTGATGTCTACTTCAGGCCCTGATTTGCCGGATTATTTAAAAGGAAAGCTTGACGGAGTAGCGTTAGTTGAAACTAGTTCAGTTAAAGTAGAAGACGTAATGGCCTTACAACCAGATTTGATTCTTACAAGCAATCGCACTGAAAAGCTTTACGATCAGCTTACGCAAATTGCACCAACCGTTCAACTGGAAGGAGACTTTTACACTTGGCGTGAAAGATTCCCGGAAATGGCAAGTATTTTAGGCAAAGAAAAAGAAATGAACGAATGGCTTGCTCAATATGATGCAAAAGCGAAACAAATTGGGGATGAAATTAAAAAGCAATCGAAGGATGCAACCTTTGCTCTATATGTAACAAACGCTTCCCAATATCGTATCTATGGTAAGGCGCTTTTAGGAGATGTTTTATTTACTGATCTAGGCTTGCCTATGGCAGAAGGAGCTCCGAAAGAAAAGCTTGTAGAAATCGTATCGCTTGAAAATCTGTATAAGTTTGATCCAGACTATATTTTCTTAGGATTATACGGTAGCAATCTCGCTGTGGCACAGAAAAAGCTGGATGATATGCAGAAATCGGAGCTTTGGGGTAAGCTAAAAGCGGTTAAAAATGGACATGTTTATATGCTAGACAACCCTACATGGTCTCTTGGAACCTTCCCGCTTGGAAAAGAGAAAGCGATTGAAATGGTTCGTGATCTTGTTTTAAAAAAAAAGAACTAA
- a CDS encoding Na+/H+ antiporter NhaC family protein — protein MNQTKGSALALLPLGIFLALFIGSGIITGDFYQLPIIVAILIASTVALVMNRKDSFTTKVERFAKGAGNPNIVIMLLIFVLAGAFSQTAKGMGSVEATVNLALSVLPQGLLVVGLFVIGSFISLAMGTSMGTIAALAPIAVGISQQTDISVAFTMATVVGGAMFGDNLSFISDTTIAAVRTQGTEMKDKFKTNFLIVLPAAILTCILLIVLTLGSHTNITVGTFNWVKVLPYAGVLLAALLGWNVLVVLMGGTVLSGVIGMIDGSYTLATFFKNVTLGISGMMELVLLTMLIGGMIEIIQHNGGIQYLLHVLTRNIRSKKGAEFGIAGLVSLTNMCTANNTIAIIFAGPLAKNISDQYEIDPRKSASLLDLFSCSVQGIIPYGAQMLTAAGFAALSPIELLPFAFYPLLVAVCGIVSIVINFPRFSSNAKKASIIKPLNEKEEAIFKTS, from the coding sequence ATGAATCAGACAAAAGGAAGTGCGTTGGCTTTATTGCCTCTTGGTATATTTTTAGCACTGTTTATTGGCTCTGGAATTATTACTGGAGATTTTTATCAGCTACCTATCATTGTTGCTATTTTGATCGCGAGTACGGTGGCATTAGTCATGAACCGAAAAGACAGTTTTACCACAAAGGTAGAACGATTTGCTAAAGGAGCAGGCAATCCAAATATCGTTATTATGTTATTAATCTTTGTATTAGCTGGTGCGTTTTCTCAAACAGCTAAAGGTATGGGTAGTGTTGAAGCTACCGTAAACCTAGCCCTTTCCGTGTTGCCTCAGGGTCTTCTAGTTGTTGGTTTATTTGTAATCGGATCATTTATTTCACTAGCAATGGGGACATCCATGGGAACTATTGCTGCATTAGCTCCAATTGCCGTAGGAATCAGCCAACAGACTGATATCTCTGTTGCATTCACAATGGCTACTGTTGTCGGAGGAGCTATGTTCGGAGATAATTTATCATTTATTTCGGATACGACAATTGCCGCGGTACGCACGCAAGGAACAGAAATGAAAGATAAATTCAAAACCAACTTTTTAATTGTATTACCAGCGGCCATTTTAACTTGCATCCTATTAATCGTGCTTACATTAGGAAGTCATACAAATATTACAGTTGGAACCTTCAACTGGGTCAAAGTGTTACCTTATGCAGGAGTGCTGCTTGCGGCCTTGCTTGGCTGGAATGTACTTGTGGTTCTAATGGGAGGAACTGTTTTATCAGGTGTCATCGGAATGATAGATGGAAGCTACACACTTGCCACATTCTTCAAAAATGTGACACTAGGGATTAGTGGAATGATGGAGCTTGTATTGCTAACCATGCTCATTGGTGGAATGATTGAGATTATTCAACATAATGGCGGGATTCAATATCTATTACATGTATTGACGCGTAATATTCGCTCAAAAAAAGGCGCAGAATTTGGTATTGCTGGTCTTGTGAGCCTGACAAATATGTGTACAGCTAACAATACAATCGCTATTATTTTTGCAGGTCCACTTGCTAAAAATATTTCAGATCAATATGAAATCGATCCAAGAAAATCTGCAAGCTTACTAGATTTATTTTCGTGCAGCGTACAAGGAATCATTCCTTACGGGGCTCAAATGTTAACGGCAGCAGGATTTGCTGCACTCTCACCAATCGAACTATTGCCATTTGCTTTTTATCCATTGCTAGTTGCTGTTTGCGGTATCGTGTCAATCGTGATTAACTTTCCACGTTTTTCATCGAATGCCAAAAAAGCTAGCATCATAAAACCATTGAATGAGAAAGAAGAAGCTATATTCAAGACATCCTAG
- the pepT gene encoding peptidase T, with product MKQDIVERFTRYVQIDTQSNAQSQTVPSTPGQLELGKLLVEELKAMGLAEVTMDANGYVMATLPANTDKQVPVIGFLSHLDTATDFTGKNVNPQVHENFDGKAITLNKERGVVLSPELFPELPSYKGHTLITTDGTTLLGADDKAGITEIMTAMDYLLKHPEIKHGKIRVAFTPDEEISRGPAHFDVAAFGAKFAYTMDGGPLGGLEYESFNAAELKLTFRGVSTHPGTAKNKMLNASKLAMEFHAQLPEEEAPEYTEGYEGFYHLSSINGDVEQSKSQYIIRDFDKDHFHAKKEKVTSIVKKMQEKYGEENISFELNDQYYNMRDKIEPVKEVVDIAYEAMKNLNIEPVISPIRGGTDGSQLSYMGLPTPNIFTGGENYHGKFEYVSVDNMEKAVQVIIEIARLFEEKA from the coding sequence GTGAAGCAGGATATCGTAGAGCGTTTTACAAGATATGTACAGATTGATACACAATCCAATGCCCAGAGTCAGACAGTTCCGTCTACACCAGGTCAGCTAGAGCTGGGTAAATTGCTAGTTGAAGAACTAAAGGCGATGGGACTTGCAGAGGTTACGATGGATGCAAATGGATATGTCATGGCGACACTCCCTGCAAATACGGATAAGCAGGTTCCCGTGATCGGCTTTTTATCCCATCTAGATACTGCCACGGATTTTACAGGCAAAAATGTTAATCCGCAGGTTCACGAAAATTTTGACGGTAAAGCCATTACGCTAAATAAGGAACGGGGCGTTGTTTTATCACCGGAATTATTTCCAGAGCTACCGTCCTACAAGGGTCACACATTGATTACGACCGATGGGACAACCTTGCTTGGAGCAGATGATAAAGCGGGTATCACTGAAATTATGACCGCCATGGATTATTTGCTAAAGCATCCGGAAATTAAACATGGGAAAATTAGGGTGGCGTTCACTCCTGACGAAGAAATCAGTAGAGGGCCGGCTCATTTTGATGTGGCAGCTTTTGGTGCGAAATTTGCGTACACAATGGATGGAGGGCCACTAGGTGGTTTGGAGTATGAAAGCTTTAACGCCGCAGAACTCAAGCTTACTTTTAGGGGAGTTAGCACGCATCCTGGAACAGCCAAAAATAAAATGCTAAACGCTAGTAAGCTAGCAATGGAATTCCATGCACAACTTCCTGAAGAAGAGGCGCCAGAGTACACAGAGGGCTATGAGGGCTTTTACCATCTTAGCTCAATAAACGGTGATGTCGAACAAAGTAAATCTCAATACATTATTAGAGATTTTGATAAAGATCATTTTCATGCCAAAAAAGAGAAAGTAACAAGCATCGTGAAAAAGATGCAAGAGAAATACGGCGAAGAAAATATCAGCTTTGAACTCAATGATCAATACTACAACATGCGCGATAAAATTGAACCGGTTAAGGAAGTTGTTGACATTGCCTATGAAGCGATGAAAAACCTCAATATCGAGCCGGTAATCAGCCCGATCCGAGGTGGTACGGATGGCTCTCAATTATCATATATGGGTCTGCCAACGCCAAATATTTTTACTGGTGGGGAAAATTATCACGGTAAATTCGAATATGTTTCTGTAGATAATATGGAAAAAGCTGTTCAGGTTATTATCGAGATAGCTCGGTTGTTTGAAGAAAAAGCATGA
- a CDS encoding AzlD domain-containing protein: protein MSLNLSILLLILGCTFVTVIPRILPFLVVRNLQLPAPVLKWLSFIPICILTALVVESVIDKSSDSIGVNWLTLIAIVPTLLLALRTKSLAITVIFGVILMGLLRLCSTYL, encoded by the coding sequence ATGAGCCTTAATCTATCCATTCTTCTTCTCATACTCGGTTGTACATTTGTAACAGTAATTCCGCGTATTCTGCCATTTTTAGTGGTCCGTAACTTACAATTACCTGCCCCTGTACTTAAATGGCTTTCTTTTATACCTATTTGTATTCTCACAGCCCTCGTTGTGGAGAGTGTCATTGATAAAAGCAGTGATTCAATCGGAGTGAATTGGCTAACACTCATTGCGATAGTTCCTACTCTATTATTAGCTTTGCGGACGAAAAGCCTTGCCATTACTGTCATTTTCGGCGTTATTTTGATGGGATTACTAAGATTATGTAGTACATATTTATAA
- a CDS encoding AzlC family ABC transporter permease, translating to MKEANAPSFGQGVKDCIPTLLGYISIGLAAGVIGVSSHLSILEITLLSALVYAGSAQFIICALLAANSPYSAIIVTTFIVNLRNFLLSATLAPSFTKYSLLKNIGIGALVTDESFGVAINKITKGEQINDRWMNGLNLTAYIIWILSCMLGAILGKWITNPMVFGLDFALTAMFVALLVLQLQSMEPSKLKHSLSLVVYMIIAMLVLSFLVPSHVAVILATVIVATIGVVTDK from the coding sequence ATGAAGGAAGCTAATGCCCCTTCATTCGGCCAAGGCGTTAAGGATTGTATCCCTACCTTGTTGGGCTACATTAGTATTGGACTAGCAGCTGGAGTAATTGGTGTCTCTTCTCACTTGAGCATTTTAGAAATTACTTTATTATCGGCTTTGGTATATGCCGGGTCAGCTCAATTTATCATTTGTGCCCTATTAGCAGCGAATAGTCCCTACTCAGCCATTATTGTAACTACTTTTATTGTAAACCTACGCAACTTTTTATTAAGCGCAACTCTAGCTCCCTCCTTCACCAAATATTCTTTATTAAAAAACATCGGAATCGGCGCACTGGTTACAGATGAGTCCTTCGGTGTTGCTATCAATAAGATTACAAAGGGAGAGCAGATAAACGATCGCTGGATGAATGGTCTAAATCTTACCGCTTATATCATTTGGATCTTATCGTGCATGCTAGGAGCTATTCTTGGGAAATGGATTACGAATCCGATGGTATTTGGGTTGGATTTTGCTTTAACAGCAATGTTTGTAGCCTTACTTGTCCTGCAATTGCAATCTATGGAGCCTTCAAAGCTCAAGCATTCTCTCAGTCTTGTTGTATATATGATCATAGCTATGCTGGTTTTATCCTTTCTGGTCCCTTCACACGTTGCAGTCATTTTAGCGACGGTTATTGTAGCTACTATTGGGGTGGTGACTGATAAATGA
- a CDS encoding CPBP family intramembrane glutamic endopeptidase, whose amino-acid sequence MKIKGIKAAIVYSTLVLGLTLLANVTKIYLLIGLVQLSPMLVLGLMLLFFSERKTTIRSTGIGKLGNWKWYILAGVSGLPILISFLVAWGIGYIALPTAAFLNTGAAHFTVFEYVGYMTKAFWSPAMLILMGIFAFGEEIGWRGYLQPKLTETYGSKRAILGTSIVWALFHYPFYLNGYNEDGNFIVTILLFTIMIFPLSVFIGWIRFASGSIWPAVLSHTMINLTRSWLEQLFTTKAEGWTYIAGESGMVTIILWGGVAWFIWRSLSRTTTCTPM is encoded by the coding sequence ATGAAAATAAAAGGAATAAAAGCCGCGATTGTTTATAGTACTCTGGTTCTTGGATTGACCTTGCTTGCTAATGTTACAAAGATTTATTTGCTGATCGGGCTCGTTCAATTATCGCCTATGCTGGTATTAGGGCTAATGCTTCTATTTTTTTCAGAACGTAAAACTACAATTCGATCCACTGGAATCGGAAAGCTTGGGAATTGGAAGTGGTACATTCTAGCGGGGGTCTCAGGTTTACCAATTCTTATCAGCTTTTTAGTGGCTTGGGGAATCGGTTATATTGCGCTCCCAACGGCCGCTTTTTTAAACACCGGAGCTGCTCATTTTACAGTATTTGAGTATGTTGGTTACATGACAAAAGCATTTTGGAGCCCAGCCATGCTGATCTTAATGGGGATTTTTGCATTCGGTGAAGAAATTGGATGGAGAGGATACCTACAACCCAAGCTAACGGAAACGTATGGAAGTAAGAGAGCAATTTTGGGAACCTCTATAGTATGGGCATTATTTCATTATCCGTTCTACTTAAATGGCTATAATGAAGATGGCAATTTTATTGTCACAATACTGCTGTTTACGATTATGATCTTTCCGCTTTCTGTTTTTATAGGGTGGATTCGTTTTGCAAGCGGTAGTATTTGGCCTGCGGTGCTTAGTCATACCATGATAAATCTTACCAGAAGCTGGTTGGAGCAGTTGTTTACAACAAAAGCAGAGGGATGGACTTACATAGCTGGAGAATCAGGTATGGTAACGATCATATTGTGGGGGGGTGTGGCCTGGTTCATTTGGCGCAGTTTGTCGCGAACAACAACCTGCACTCCCATGTAA
- a CDS encoding BglG family transcription antiterminator, translated as MNARQIEILRILLTQSDQHVLVQEIAEKVGCSEKTIRNDCKRIQDYLREHSNATLIRKPGLGVFLEIEEHEKASLFHKLHIVNHPIKYESDEKMILEIAYQLVMNVKPITIQELASKYFVNKAVIKKSLDKIEKWLNVWGLTLVSKQKVGLMIEGNEKAKRTALARLSQLTNNSQLSDSFIKEQFSSHEVEIVKNELKQLQKRHSFFFTDETLEGLIVHVLLMIRRTKLKQPITLSEKERTLLQDKKEYEWTAEFLTSLEAIFAVRFPEVEITYLALHILGGKIRYQQKNEPLKIDDFTENNPVLSQLLSLLITRMSEFNMIEFMNDQALLDGLKVHLYTTLNRLTYDLPVSNPMLSDIKRMYPYMFDMVLCVLEEVYQSLSLSIPEEEAAYLVLHFQASIERFHSNREKTKNVVIVCHMGIGMSQLLRTKLERKFISIHIVACLAKADVKEYLANHDVDFVISTVSLPEINIPYIVISPLLEATEEKRLENFITQLNEPVQQAPKESVLLKFTTPFLVFLHQDAKHRYELIEMLATVLHEKGFVEKEYTHHAITRERMSSTNIGSGVAIPHGNPKLIRHSAIAIATLKEPIEWGSEKVSLVFMLAVKNDDQEDTRQLFRELSFISEQPAFIQMLIKETDNMQFLSHFHHSK; from the coding sequence ATGAATGCGAGACAAATAGAGATCTTGCGTATTCTATTAACACAATCCGACCAGCATGTATTAGTACAAGAGATAGCAGAAAAGGTAGGCTGCTCGGAAAAGACGATTCGCAATGATTGTAAAAGAATACAGGACTACCTTAGAGAGCATTCAAATGCCACCTTAATCCGAAAACCGGGATTAGGGGTTTTCCTAGAGATAGAAGAGCATGAAAAAGCAAGCTTATTTCACAAATTACACATAGTGAATCATCCAATCAAATATGAATCTGATGAAAAAATGATTCTTGAAATAGCATATCAGTTAGTTATGAATGTAAAGCCCATAACTATTCAGGAGCTTGCTTCCAAATACTTTGTCAACAAAGCGGTTATCAAAAAAAGTTTGGACAAAATTGAAAAGTGGCTAAACGTTTGGGGACTTACGTTGGTCTCTAAGCAAAAAGTAGGTCTAATGATTGAAGGGAACGAAAAAGCCAAAAGAACTGCATTAGCCCGATTATCACAATTGACCAATAATTCTCAGCTTAGTGACTCATTTATTAAGGAGCAATTTTCATCCCATGAGGTTGAGATTGTCAAAAATGAATTAAAACAGCTCCAAAAGCGACATTCCTTCTTTTTTACGGATGAAACGCTGGAAGGGTTGATCGTACATGTCCTGCTGATGATTAGGCGAACGAAGCTTAAACAGCCTATTACTCTCTCGGAGAAAGAAAGAACCCTTCTACAAGATAAAAAAGAATATGAATGGACTGCTGAATTTCTTACATCACTGGAAGCTATTTTTGCAGTAAGGTTTCCAGAGGTTGAAATCACTTATCTGGCCTTACACATTTTGGGCGGTAAAATTCGTTACCAGCAAAAGAATGAACCATTGAAAATAGATGATTTTACTGAAAATAATCCAGTTCTTTCACAGCTTTTGTCACTATTGATTACGCGTATGTCTGAGTTTAATATGATTGAATTTATGAATGACCAAGCTTTACTGGACGGCTTGAAGGTTCATTTATATACAACTTTAAATCGCCTTACTTACGATCTCCCTGTATCGAATCCGATGCTAAGTGATATAAAGAGAATGTATCCGTATATGTTTGATATGGTGCTTTGTGTATTAGAAGAGGTCTATCAATCGCTCTCTCTTTCAATACCTGAGGAGGAAGCAGCTTATCTTGTGTTACACTTTCAAGCTTCCATTGAGCGCTTTCATAGCAATCGGGAAAAAACAAAGAATGTTGTCATTGTTTGTCATATGGGGATTGGAATGTCTCAACTGTTACGAACAAAGCTCGAACGGAAATTTATTTCTATTCATATTGTAGCGTGTCTAGCTAAGGCAGATGTAAAAGAGTATCTTGCTAATCATGACGTAGACTTTGTTATATCTACTGTTTCGCTGCCTGAAATAAATATCCCTTATATTGTTATTTCTCCGTTATTAGAGGCTACGGAAGAAAAAAGACTAGAGAATTTTATTACACAACTGAATGAACCTGTACAGCAGGCACCGAAAGAATCTGTGCTTTTGAAGTTTACCACTCCTTTTTTAGTTTTTTTACATCAGGATGCCAAACATCGCTATGAGTTGATTGAAATGCTTGCAACTGTTTTACATGAAAAAGGATTTGTGGAGAAGGAATATACGCATCATGCTATTACCCGGGAAAGAATGTCATCGACTAATATTGGTTCAGGTGTCGCTATCCCACATGGTAATCCCAAATTGATTAGACATTCAGCTATTGCGATTGCTACGTTGAAGGAACCAATTGAGTGGGGATCGGAAAAGGTATCACTCGTCTTCATGCTGGCAGTAAAGAATGACGATCAAGAGGATACGCGACAACTATTCCGGGAATTATCGTTTATCAGTGAACAGCCAGCTTTTATTCAAATGCTTATAAAGGAAACAGATAACATGCAATTTCTATCTCATTTTCACCACAGCAAATAA